In a single window of the Lebetimonas sp. JH292 genome:
- a CDS encoding 2-oxoglutarate ferredoxin oxidoreductase subunit beta, whose translation MAFNYDYYLRTEKMPTLWCWGCGDGIIMKAVIRAMAKLGWDKNDVCVVSGIGCSGRFSSYIDANTVHTTHGRTLAYATGVKLANPDKHVVVVAGDGDGLAIGGNHTIHACRRNIDLNFILVDNFIYGLTNSQVSPTTPKGAWSVTTQYGNIDPTFDACELAKGAGATFVARESVAEAQKLERIFIKAFGHKGFSFIDVHSNCHVNFGRKNKMAQAKQNMDWIESNLVPKAKWDKLSEEEKYELKQQGKKPRGILYQQEEPEYTEEYYKLIDRVRGK comes from the coding sequence ATGGCGTTTAATTATGATTATTATTTAAGAACGGAAAAAATGCCGACACTTTGGTGTTGGGGATGCGGTGACGGTATTATTATGAAAGCTGTTATAAGAGCTATGGCAAAACTCGGATGGGATAAAAACGATGTCTGTGTTGTAAGCGGAATCGGATGCAGCGGAAGATTTTCAAGCTATATTGACGCAAACACGGTTCATACTACCCATGGAAGAACACTTGCTTATGCAACAGGGGTAAAACTTGCCAATCCTGATAAACATGTTGTTGTTGTAGCGGGTGACGGAGACGGACTTGCCATTGGTGGTAACCACACTATTCACGCATGTAGAAGAAATATAGATTTAAATTTTATTTTAGTAGATAATTTTATTTATGGGCTTACAAACTCCCAGGTTTCTCCTACAACTCCAAAAGGAGCATGGTCAGTAACTACCCAGTATGGAAATATCGACCCGACTTTTGATGCTTGTGAATTAGCTAAAGGGGCAGGGGCGACTTTTGTAGCAAGAGAAAGTGTGGCCGAAGCTCAAAAACTTGAAAGAATATTTATAAAAGCTTTTGGCCATAAAGGGTTTAGTTTTATTGATGTCCATTCAAACTGTCATGTTAATTTCGGTAGAAAGAATAAAATGGCTCAGGCTAAACAGAATATGGACTGGATTGAAAGCAATTTAGTTCCTAAAGCAAAATGGGATAAATTAAGCGAAGAAGAAAAATATGAATTAAAACAACAGGGTAAAAAACCAAGAGGAATTTTATATCAACAGGAGGAACCTGAATACACTGAAGAGTATTATAAATTAATCGATAGAGTAAGGGGTAAATAA
- a CDS encoding 2-oxoacid:acceptor oxidoreductase family protein, with protein sequence MRKQLRFTGVGGQGVLLAGEILARAYVRAGKYGIQVGTYTSQVRGGPTKVDIILDDEPILYPYAVDGEIDFMLSVADKSYQLFKEGVKEGGIIVYEPNLVYPSDDDKAKWKMFAIDIIDIAKEKVGNVITQSVVALAIATKMNDIDKDMVYETMIQTVPPKAVEINKKAFELGFQAAVAALEKENS encoded by the coding sequence ATGAGAAAACAATTAAGATTTACAGGGGTTGGAGGACAAGGTGTCCTTCTTGCCGGTGAAATTTTAGCAAGAGCTTATGTCAGGGCTGGTAAATACGGAATTCAGGTAGGTACTTATACTTCTCAGGTAAGGGGAGGCCCTACAAAAGTTGATATTATCTTAGATGATGAGCCTATTCTTTATCCTTACGCGGTTGACGGTGAAATTGATTTTATGCTTAGCGTTGCAGATAAATCCTATCAGTTGTTTAAAGAAGGTGTAAAAGAAGGCGGTATAATTGTATATGAACCGAATCTGGTTTATCCGAGTGATGATGACAAAGCGAAATGGAAAATGTTTGCTATAGATATTATTGATATTGCAAAAGAAAAAGTCGGGAATGTTATTACCCAGTCAGTTGTGGCTCTTGCAATTGCTACAAAAATGAATGATATAGACAAAGATATGGTATATGAAACTATGATTCAAACAGTTCCGCCTAAAGCGGTTGAGATTAACAAAAAAGCATTTGAACTAGGTTTCCAAGCCGCAGTTGCTGCTTTAGAAAAAGAAAATTCATAA
- the pdxA gene encoding 4-hydroxythreonine-4-phosphate dehydrogenase, translating to MKVAVSIGDLNGIGLEIALKSHNKIKEWVKPVYCINKSMLNKGAKLLNYEIPDDFETVEVKGDFEINPGEIDKNSAEYSFKSFLSAIELAKEKKVDAICTLPINKEAWSKAGIKYKGHTEVLRDTFKKEAIMMLGCKKLYVALFTEHIPLKEVPKNIKKEKLIQFFIDFYRSTHFEKIGVLALNPHAGDGGVLGDEEIKEIFPAVIETNEILEKEIFYGPLVPDIAFKEKKGNFIAMYHDQGLAPLKALYFDESINVSLNLPILRTSVDHGTAFDIAYKGVADTKSYENAIKYIIKHKN from the coding sequence CTGAAAGTAGCAGTAAGTATAGGGGATTTAAACGGAATTGGGCTTGAAATTGCTCTAAAAAGTCATAATAAAATTAAAGAATGGGTAAAACCTGTATATTGTATAAATAAATCAATGCTAAATAAAGGTGCAAAACTATTAAATTATGAAATTCCTGATGATTTTGAAACAGTGGAAGTTAAAGGGGATTTTGAGATTAATCCGGGGGAAATAGACAAAAACAGTGCCGAATATTCATTTAAGAGTTTTTTAAGTGCTATTGAACTTGCAAAAGAAAAAAAAGTAGACGCAATATGCACCCTTCCAATAAACAAAGAAGCCTGGAGTAAAGCCGGAATTAAATATAAAGGCCATACGGAAGTTTTAAGAGATACTTTTAAAAAAGAAGCGATTATGATGCTTGGGTGTAAAAAGCTCTATGTTGCTTTATTTACAGAACATATTCCCCTAAAAGAAGTGCCGAAAAATATAAAAAAAGAAAAATTAATACAGTTCTTTATTGATTTTTACAGAAGCACCCATTTTGAAAAAATAGGCGTTTTGGCGCTTAACCCTCATGCGGGAGACGGAGGGGTTTTAGGAGATGAGGAAATAAAAGAGATATTTCCGGCTGTTATAGAAACAAACGAAATTTTAGAAAAAGAAATTTTTTACGGTCCGCTCGTTCCAGATATCGCCTTTAAAGAAAAAAAAGGAAATTTTATTGCAATGTACCACGACCAAGGACTTGCCCCTCTTAAAGCTTTGTATTTTGATGAAAGCATAAATGTAAGTTTAAACCTTCCAATACTCAGGACTTCAGTAGACCATGGAACAGCATTTGACATTGCTTATAAGGGAGTAGCCGATACAAAAAGTTATGAAAATGCCATTAAATACATTATTAAACATAAAAATTGA
- the kdsB gene encoding 3-deoxy-manno-octulosonate cytidylyltransferase, which translates to MIIIPARLSSSRLPNKVLLSIKNKPVIIWCAQSAKEVDDVVIATDSKEVIDVCKKYGFEAVLTDKNHKSGSDRIKEASDILKLPENEIVINMQGDEPFLEPVILQKVKQKLIDLNRNFKMVSCYKIIDELSAQDPNLVKVVVDKNSDALYFSRSKIPYNRDNQAHRYKGHLGIYGFDKKSLDKFTTMKGRLEHIEKLEQLRVLENGEKIAMIEVESKSFGIDTKEDLIKAKEMAESSSKYRGFKRNWA; encoded by the coding sequence ATGATTATAATTCCAGCAAGACTCTCTTCTTCAAGACTGCCAAACAAAGTTCTTCTAAGTATAAAAAACAAACCCGTTATAATATGGTGCGCCCAGAGCGCAAAAGAAGTTGATGATGTGGTCATTGCCACCGATTCAAAAGAAGTGATTGATGTTTGTAAAAAATACGGATTTGAAGCGGTGCTTACAGATAAAAACCACAAAAGCGGAAGCGACAGAATAAAAGAAGCAAGCGATATATTAAAACTCCCAGAAAATGAAATTGTTATAAATATGCAGGGCGACGAACCGTTTTTAGAACCGGTTATACTTCAAAAAGTTAAACAAAAACTGATTGATTTAAACAGAAACTTTAAAATGGTAAGCTGTTATAAAATAATAGACGAATTAAGCGCCCAAGACCCCAATTTAGTAAAAGTAGTAGTTGATAAAAATTCTGACGCTTTGTATTTTTCCCGCTCAAAAATTCCATACAACAGAGACAACCAGGCACACAGATACAAAGGACATCTCGGAATTTACGGTTTCGATAAAAAAAGCCTTGATAAATTTACAACAATGAAAGGCAGGCTTGAACACATTGAAAAACTTGAACAGTTAAGAGTACTTGAAAACGGCGAAAAAATAGCAATGATTGAGGTTGAATCTAAAAGTTTTGGGATTGATACAAAAGAGGATTTAATTAAAGCTAAAGAAATGGCTGAAAGTAGCAGTAAGTATAGGGGATTTAAACGGAATTGGGCTTGA
- a CDS encoding tRNA1(Val) (adenine(37)-N6)-methyltransferase, producing MYDFITKFNIKGDVLEVGGGCGVLGLLIKRDFPEINLTIIEKQKIMSELIVKNLKVNNLKADIVNDDFLKFGFDKKFDYIISNPPFYKGTLKSENEIIKIARYEEFLPMKDFFKKVNALLKERGEFIFCYDVKRIDDIISNIPKPLKITDLRFMYPRIGKNASLVLIRAKRHAKSMINVHPPLIGFEGENYSNEAYEIYKKANTKSVKI from the coding sequence TTGTATGATTTTATTACCAAATTTAATATAAAAGGCGATGTTTTAGAAGTAGGCGGGGGATGCGGAGTATTAGGGCTTTTAATTAAAAGGGATTTTCCTGAAATTAATTTAACCATTATTGAAAAACAAAAAATAATGAGTGAATTAATTGTAAAAAATCTAAAAGTTAACAATTTAAAAGCTGACATTGTCAATGATGATTTTTTAAAATTTGGATTTGATAAAAAATTTGATTATATTATTTCAAACCCTCCTTTTTATAAAGGAACACTGAAAAGTGAAAATGAAATAATTAAAATTGCAAGATATGAGGAATTTTTACCTATGAAAGATTTTTTCAAAAAAGTAAACGCTCTATTAAAAGAAAGAGGGGAATTTATTTTCTGTTATGATGTAAAAAGAATAGATGATATAATTTCAAATATCCCCAAACCCCTTAAAATTACGGATTTGAGGTTTATGTATCCGAGGATTGGCAAAAACGCATCGTTGGTTTTGATTAGAGCCAAAAGGCACGCTAAATCAATGATAAATGTTCATCCCCCTTTAATCGGGTTTGAAGGGGAAAATTATTCAAATGAAGCATATGAAATATATAAAAAAGCTAATACTAAAAGCGTAAAAATATAG
- a CDS encoding YkgJ family cysteine cluster protein, producing MISKDGFDFKFNPDACKKCEGNCCIGESGYIWVNPKEIEAIANFLGIDKNIFIDRFLIKVGYKYSIKEKPYKKGYACIFFENGCKIYPVRPNQCKTFPFWERYKDERYYEELKNECPGVIFNEK from the coding sequence TTGATAAGTAAAGACGGATTTGATTTTAAGTTTAATCCCGATGCCTGCAAAAAATGCGAAGGAAACTGCTGCATAGGCGAGAGCGGATACATTTGGGTAAATCCAAAAGAAATAGAAGCTATTGCCAATTTTTTGGGGATTGACAAAAATATTTTTATCGACAGATTTTTAATAAAAGTTGGATATAAATATTCAATAAAAGAAAAACCGTACAAAAAGGGATATGCATGTATATTTTTTGAAAACGGATGTAAAATTTATCCTGTAAGGCCCAATCAATGCAAAACATTTCCTTTTTGGGAGAGGTATAAAGATGAAAGATATTATGAAGAATTAAAAAACGAATGCCCGGGAGTTATTTTTAATGAAAAATGA
- a CDS encoding lipopolysaccharide assembly protein LapB encodes MKNEKWIIKMKYLRFMLVILLIFTGCSVKKPQIGKKAFEQEDNYIIKALVLENDNKLLQAADIYDFLYKKTGKNVYFKKEIEDLFFAKRYKKVLNLTENIKNLDKETFKYRIFSLLELKKGSEAKKELLTYFNKKEPLFYELMSYILIKEKKYNKAADYIKSLYAINHNKHTLLALADLLIKLKKYNEALAYLRTHLKIYGCETDVCERLAEIYRQTQDFENLAYIYSLMGKYDKKYVIFALKIYIDNGDFNEALKLIDKYNLGDEYKLILFESFNKYKGAANIAYKLFNKTNNPAFLLKYCIFEYEAYNNKEAALEVIPKLKFLAKLYPDNDYINNFLGYLLIEYDINPKEGLKYVKKAIKIRPDDTAYIDSLAWGYYKLKKCKTAWDVNKNLDTDDKEISKHKKLIKRCFYDTSKNHTKNSKKSEKRKKH; translated from the coding sequence ATGAAAAATGAAAAATGGATAATTAAAATGAAATATTTAAGATTTATGTTGGTAATTTTATTGATTTTTACTGGGTGTAGTGTTAAAAAACCCCAAATCGGTAAAAAAGCATTTGAGCAGGAAGATAATTATATAATTAAAGCTCTGGTTTTGGAAAATGACAATAAGCTCCTCCAAGCCGCCGATATATATGACTTTTTATATAAAAAAACCGGTAAAAATGTTTATTTTAAAAAAGAAATAGAAGATTTGTTTTTTGCCAAAAGATATAAAAAAGTTTTAAATTTAACCGAAAATATTAAAAATTTAGATAAAGAAACATTTAAATACAGAATTTTTTCTCTGCTTGAACTTAAAAAAGGCAGTGAGGCAAAAAAAGAGCTGTTGACGTATTTTAACAAGAAAGAGCCTCTCTTTTATGAACTTATGTCATATATTTTAATAAAAGAAAAAAAATATAATAAAGCTGCCGATTATATAAAATCATTATATGCTATTAATCATAACAAACATACTCTTTTGGCGTTAGCGGATTTATTAATAAAATTAAAAAAATATAATGAAGCGCTTGCATATCTCAGGACACATCTTAAAATATACGGCTGTGAAACCGATGTCTGTGAACGTTTGGCCGAAATATACCGCCAGACCCAGGATTTTGAAAATTTGGCTTATATATATTCATTAATGGGTAAATATGATAAAAAATATGTTATTTTTGCCTTAAAAATTTATATAGATAACGGAGATTTCAACGAAGCTTTAAAACTCATTGATAAATATAATCTTGGAGACGAATATAAACTGATTCTTTTTGAAAGCTTTAATAAATATAAAGGTGCTGCGAATATTGCTTACAAGTTATTTAATAAAACAAATAATCCGGCTTTTTTATTAAAATACTGTATTTTTGAATACGAAGCATATAATAATAAAGAGGCTGCTTTGGAAGTTATTCCGAAACTTAAATTTTTAGCAAAACTTTATCCTGACAATGATTATATAAATAATTTTTTGGGTTATCTTTTAATTGAATACGATATTAATCCAAAAGAAGGGCTAAAATATGTAAAAAAAGCTATTAAAATAAGGCCTGACGATACAGCTTATATAGATTCGCTTGCCTGGGGATATTATAAATTAAAAAAATGCAAAACCGCATGGGATGTTAATAAAAATTTAGATACGGACGATAAAGAAATCAGTAAACATAAAAAGCTTATAAAAAGGTGCTTTTATGATACTTCAAAAAATCATACAAAAAACTCAAAAAAATCTGAAAAAAGAAAAAAGCATTGA
- the trpC gene encoding indole-3-glycerol phosphate synthase TrpC: MILQKIIQKTQKNLKKEKSIDELLNIKRNFKNVKKALKSTSGNPYRIIAEVKKASPSKGIIREDFNPVEIAKIYNEIADAMSILTEPFFFQGSLEYLREISKFSKIPLLRKDFIIDIYQIAEAYNAGADFILLIAKALDTEKLKELYNFAKSVNLEVLFEIHDEEDLKKALDVGADIIGFNHRDLKTFEMHMDLSEKLMPLLPKDVIVVAESGINSFETVKKLHKNGVDAFLVGEHFMRGNDIKKDVLKLKGIDFAG, translated from the coding sequence ATGATACTTCAAAAAATCATACAAAAAACTCAAAAAAATCTGAAAAAAGAAAAAAGCATTGATGAACTGTTAAACATAAAAAGAAATTTTAAAAATGTAAAAAAAGCCCTTAAATCAACTTCGGGCAACCCATACAGAATTATTGCAGAGGTTAAAAAAGCAAGTCCTAGTAAAGGAATTATAAGAGAAGATTTTAATCCGGTTGAAATTGCCAAAATATATAACGAAATTGCGGACGCCATGAGTATTTTAACCGAGCCTTTCTTTTTTCAGGGAAGTTTAGAATATCTTAGAGAAATAAGTAAATTTTCTAAAATACCGCTTCTTAGAAAAGATTTTATTATTGATATTTATCAAATAGCAGAGGCTTACAATGCCGGTGCCGATTTTATTTTACTCATTGCAAAAGCGCTTGATACTGAAAAACTTAAAGAATTATATAATTTTGCTAAAAGTGTTAATTTAGAGGTTTTATTTGAAATTCACGATGAAGAAGATTTAAAAAAAGCTCTTGATGTAGGAGCAGATATTATCGGATTTAATCATAGGGACCTTAAAACGTTTGAAATGCATATGGATTTAAGTGAAAAGTTGATGCCGCTTTTGCCAAAAGATGTAATTGTCGTGGCTGAAAGCGGAATAAACAGTTTTGAAACTGTAAAAAAGCTGCATAAAAACGGTGTAGACGCATTTTTGGTGGGTGAACATTTTATGAGGGGAAATGATATAAAAAAAGATGTTTTGAAATTAAAGGGAATAGATTTTGCTGGTTAA
- a CDS encoding flagellar basal body L-ring protein FlgH, giving the protein MNVKYFLNLTFLIFFIGCAEHPMDPTINMKPPKYVEEMPSKNVNYPKNPGSLFTNGDNLFSDTKAMKVNDIVTVLITETVKQSSQASKKLSEANSDNGGTFDAGISGGVSVAGHTAHIGKTGISLGLPSMNSTRTFNGSGTQQHNELFQTTISARIIKVLKNGNYFIYGTREVYLDGQKQVIALSGVIRPQDIAADNTIDSKYIADAKIKYFTQGDIKRNIEKNWFAKIWDAIAPW; this is encoded by the coding sequence ATGAATGTAAAATATTTTTTAAATTTAACTTTTTTAATTTTTTTTATTGGTTGTGCCGAGCATCCAATGGATCCTACTATTAATATGAAACCTCCTAAATATGTGGAAGAAATGCCGAGTAAAAATGTTAATTATCCTAAAAATCCGGGCTCGCTTTTTACAAACGGGGATAATCTGTTTTCTGATACAAAAGCCATGAAAGTAAATGATATTGTAACAGTTTTAATTACAGAAACCGTTAAACAATCATCTCAGGCAAGTAAAAAACTTTCAGAAGCAAATTCAGATAACGGCGGAACTTTTGATGCGGGAATCAGCGGGGGTGTCAGTGTTGCCGGGCATACCGCCCATATTGGGAAAACCGGTATTTCACTGGGGCTGCCCAGTATGAATTCTACAAGAACTTTTAACGGAAGCGGAACTCAGCAGCATAATGAACTTTTTCAAACAACAATCAGTGCCAGAATTATTAAAGTATTAAAAAACGGAAATTATTTTATTTACGGCACGAGAGAAGTTTATTTGGATGGACAAAAACAGGTAATCGCTTTAAGCGGTGTAATAAGACCTCAGGATATTGCAGCGGATAATACTATTGATTCAAAATATATAGCCGATGCCAAAATTAAATATTTTACCCAGGGTGATATAAAAAGAAATATAGAAAAAAACTGGTTTGCTAAAATCTGGGATGCTATTGCCCCATGGTAA
- a CDS encoding radical SAM protein: protein MKESFYEKLFKLIEMNIKNIKEITIESNPNVTYEWLKEIKNFGINRISFGVQSFNEKKLKFLNRNHSPIQAVKSIENAKKAGFENINLDLIYATAQDNKKLLENDLNTAFKLPLTHISAYSLTIEEGTKWEGDYSKRKEDEELEIWFINKI from the coding sequence ATGAAAGAGTCGTTTTATGAAAAACTATTTAAACTCATTGAAATGAATATAAAAAATATAAAAGAAATAACCATTGAATCAAATCCAAACGTTACATATGAATGGTTAAAAGAAATCAAAAATTTTGGAATAAACAGGATAAGTTTCGGGGTGCAGAGTTTTAATGAAAAAAAATTGAAATTTTTAAACAGAAACCATTCACCCATTCAGGCTGTAAAATCTATTGAAAACGCCAAAAAAGCGGGTTTTGAAAATATAAACCTGGATTTGATTTATGCAACTGCCCAAGACAATAAAAAACTGCTTGAAAATGATTTAAACACAGCTTTTAAACTGCCTCTCACACATATAAGCGCATATTCCCTGACGATAGAAGAAGGGACTAAATGGGAGGGAGATTATTCAAAAAGAAAAGAAGATGAAGAACTTGAAATATGGTTTATAAATAAAATATAA
- a CDS encoding RNA pyrophosphohydrolase: MKKYRPNVAAVILSPNYPEKVEVLIAKRNDVDAWQFPQGGINEGESEEEALLRELKEEIGTNEVEILAKMPEWHTYEFPKTIAKKMYPYDGQRQRYFLLKLKRGAKINLNTAHPEFEDYKFVPVNKIFNYVKSFKRPVYKIVLNFFKKLGYI; this comes from the coding sequence TTGAAAAAATACCGACCAAATGTCGCCGCAGTAATTTTATCTCCGAATTATCCCGAAAAAGTGGAAGTTTTAATAGCCAAAAGAAACGATGTCGATGCCTGGCAGTTTCCGCAGGGTGGTATTAATGAAGGCGAAAGTGAAGAGGAAGCCCTTTTAAGGGAGCTAAAAGAGGAAATAGGAACCAATGAAGTAGAGATTCTTGCAAAAATGCCTGAATGGCATACATATGAATTTCCCAAAACTATTGCTAAAAAAATGTATCCGTATGACGGGCAAAGACAAAGATATTTTTTGCTAAAACTTAAAAGAGGTGCAAAAATTAATTTAAATACAGCCCATCCGGAGTTTGAAGATTATAAATTTGTGCCTGTAAATAAAATTTTTAATTATGTTAAATCCTTTAAAAGGCCTGTTTATAAAATAGTTTTGAATTTTTTTAAAAAACTGGGATATATATAA